From a single Ruegeria sp. HKCCD4315 genomic region:
- a CDS encoding TRAP transporter substrate-binding protein, with amino-acid sequence MKKLTNLLAATALTAAAAAPAMAEKWDMPMAYSASNFHSATGAEFAKCVTTGTGGEIEIVTHPSGSLFKGADIKRAIQTGQAPIGERLLSGHQNENALFGFDSIPFLATSFDDSAKLWEAAKPSIEKVLAEQNLTLLYAVPWPPQGLYFKNEVNSVADMKGIKFRSYNNATSRLAELTGMLPVTIEAAEISQAFATGVADSMVSSGSTGYDRKVWESLNYFYEVDAWLPRNYVMVNSDVWSGVSDANKNVIKGCAELAEYAGNWRAKEYTGFTLQGLRDGGMTVGPASEQMTNELKEIGVTMTNEWLEAAGDEGKAIVDAFNASQ; translated from the coding sequence ATGAAAAAACTGACAAACCTTCTGGCAGCGACAGCTCTGACTGCAGCTGCAGCCGCACCGGCCATGGCCGAAAAATGGGACATGCCGATGGCTTATTCGGCGTCAAACTTCCACTCGGCCACAGGCGCGGAGTTCGCTAAATGCGTGACCACAGGCACTGGTGGTGAGATCGAGATCGTCACACACCCTTCCGGTTCACTGTTCAAGGGCGCCGATATCAAACGCGCAATTCAGACAGGGCAGGCCCCGATTGGTGAACGTCTTCTATCCGGCCACCAAAACGAAAACGCGCTGTTTGGCTTTGACTCGATTCCGTTCCTCGCGACCTCTTTCGACGACAGCGCCAAGCTTTGGGAGGCCGCCAAGCCATCTATTGAAAAAGTACTGGCCGAACAGAACCTGACGTTGCTTTACGCTGTACCGTGGCCGCCTCAGGGTCTGTATTTCAAGAACGAGGTAAACTCGGTCGCTGACATGAAGGGCATTAAGTTCCGCTCATACAACAATGCGACCTCGCGGTTGGCCGAGCTGACCGGGATGCTACCGGTGACGATTGAAGCGGCGGAAATCAGTCAGGCCTTTGCAACGGGTGTGGCAGATTCGATGGTGTCATCGGGATCGACCGGTTATGACCGCAAAGTCTGGGAAAGTCTGAACTATTTCTACGAAGTCGATGCGTGGTTGCCGCGTAATTACGTGATGGTCAATTCTGATGTCTGGTCTGGTGTGTCTGATGCCAACAAGAACGTCATCAAAGGCTGCGCTGAACTGGCAGAGTACGCAGGCAACTGGCGCGCCAAGGAATATACCGGGTTCACCCTGCAGGGTTTGCGGGATGGCGGTATGACTGTTGGTCCGGCCTCTGAACAGATGACCAACGAGCTGAAAGAGATCGGCGTGACCATGACCAACGAATGGCTGGAAGCTGCCGGTGACGAAGGCAAAGCCATCGTCGACGCATTCAACGCGTCTCAGTAA
- a CDS encoding FAD-binding oxidoreductase yields MSEKKTIAIIGAGIVGVSAAIWLQRDGHDVILIDKAGPGEGTSHGNGGVLASCSIVPVTVPGLLGKAPKMLLSPSQPLFLKWGYLPKLLPWLRQYLSHANATDVERIAAALTPIVGDSLNDHKALAAGTGAEKWIVPSDYLFLYENRAHFEGDAFGWGIRRKHGFAWEELEGKAFHDYDPVFSQDIGFAAKLSDHGHITDPGRYVKDLATHVEAQGGRIIRANVEDVRREGGSVTGVRTSGETIACDTAIVTAGVWSGPLAKRLGVSVPLESERGYHLELVEPSAMPRSPVMVASGKFVATPMDGRIRLAGIVEFGGLDAPPSRAPFELMRKNARAAFPGITWKEEVEWMGHRPAPADSIPIIGDVPGIKGAYMGFGHHHIGLTGGPKTGRLLAQMIAGRTPNADVSVYAPSRYTT; encoded by the coding sequence GTGAGCGAGAAGAAGACCATAGCCATCATCGGGGCTGGAATTGTCGGAGTCTCCGCGGCTATCTGGCTGCAGCGCGACGGTCACGATGTGATTTTGATCGACAAGGCCGGACCGGGCGAAGGAACCTCGCATGGCAATGGCGGCGTGCTTGCGTCATGCTCTATCGTGCCTGTGACGGTTCCGGGACTGCTCGGCAAAGCGCCGAAGATGCTGTTAAGCCCCTCTCAGCCGCTGTTCCTGAAATGGGGGTACTTACCGAAGTTATTGCCATGGCTAAGGCAGTATTTAAGCCATGCAAACGCCACAGACGTGGAGCGGATCGCAGCAGCCCTGACGCCCATCGTGGGCGACAGCCTGAACGACCACAAAGCGCTGGCCGCCGGAACTGGCGCTGAGAAATGGATCGTCCCCAGCGATTATCTGTTCCTTTATGAAAACCGAGCCCATTTCGAAGGCGATGCCTTTGGTTGGGGCATTCGGCGTAAGCATGGCTTTGCGTGGGAAGAATTGGAGGGCAAGGCTTTCCACGATTACGATCCCGTGTTCAGTCAGGATATTGGGTTTGCGGCCAAGCTGTCAGACCATGGCCACATCACTGATCCGGGGCGATATGTCAAAGACCTAGCTACACATGTTGAAGCGCAAGGAGGTCGGATCATCCGAGCCAATGTCGAAGACGTCAGGCGCGAAGGCGGAAGCGTCACCGGCGTTCGCACGAGCGGTGAAACCATTGCGTGCGACACAGCTATCGTGACGGCAGGCGTCTGGTCAGGACCTTTGGCCAAGCGCCTGGGGGTTTCGGTCCCACTGGAAAGCGAACGCGGGTATCATCTTGAATTGGTGGAACCTTCTGCCATGCCGCGCAGCCCGGTCATGGTTGCATCGGGTAAGTTTGTTGCAACACCCATGGATGGGCGCATACGCTTGGCAGGCATTGTAGAGTTCGGAGGGCTGGATGCACCGCCCTCTCGCGCGCCGTTTGAATTGATGCGCAAGAATGCCCGGGCAGCTTTCCCGGGCATAACATGGAAGGAGGAAGTGGAATGGATGGGGCACAGGCCTGCCCCGGCTGACTCGATCCCGATTATTGGCGACGTGCCCGGCATCAAGGGGGCCTATATGGGCTTTGGGCACCATCACATCGGCTTGACAGGCGGGCCAAAAACCGGACGCCTTTTGGCCCAAATGATCGCGGGCAGAACCCCAAACGCGGATGTCAGCGTCTACGCGCCGTCACGCTACACAACATAA
- a CDS encoding TRAP transporter small permease: MAVLRGLRSVLDFIYLAAGVLAALSLIAILLLIVVQMLARWTGEVFPGAPDYAGYAMAAASFLAFANALNRGSHIRVSILLNAVPDGVRRILEVWCFAIGTAVMWYFCWYAYRFVYWSWKFNDISQGQDRTALWIPQSAMLLGAIILAIALTDHLIHVLFKGEHRIVRDLADQSHGE, encoded by the coding sequence ATGGCGGTTTTGCGAGGGCTTCGGTCCGTACTCGACTTCATCTATCTGGCGGCAGGGGTTTTAGCGGCACTCAGCCTGATCGCCATTCTGTTGCTGATCGTCGTGCAGATGCTTGCCCGCTGGACCGGTGAAGTGTTTCCCGGAGCACCCGACTATGCCGGTTACGCGATGGCCGCAGCATCTTTTCTGGCTTTTGCCAATGCACTGAACCGGGGCAGTCATATCCGGGTTTCCATCCTTCTGAACGCCGTTCCGGATGGGGTAAGGCGTATTCTGGAGGTCTGGTGCTTCGCCATAGGCACCGCTGTCATGTGGTATTTTTGCTGGTACGCATATCGCTTTGTCTATTGGAGCTGGAAGTTCAACGACATTAGCCAAGGCCAGGACCGAACTGCCCTTTGGATCCCACAATCCGCGATGCTGTTAGGCGCGATCATTCTGGCCATTGCACTGACTGATCATTTAATCCACGTGCTTTTCAAGGGCGAACACCGCATCGTCCGCGATCTCGCCGATCAGAGCCACGGAGAGTAA
- a CDS encoding thiamine pyrophosphate-binding protein, giving the protein MTTINGGEAVYRVLKANGIDTVFGLLGGSMLELYDAMYKGGQIAYVGARDERAAGHMADAWARMTGKPGVVLGAQAGPGVVNIVTAVAEAQLAYSPLVVIAGAITRADQCKDTFQEIDQVALFAPISKRSVMVTDPARLAPMLEDAIRLANTGRRGPVVLHVPRDLFAAEIPAFEPTRVNIARPGPAAPSDVAAIAKLLSGAERPVIFAGGGFKWGDGRDALTALAEKLDVPVVASTGHADVMPHGHPWFAGQAGPRGNVVASRLTREADVMVVLGARLGFNSTFHSNDYVGADTRIAHVDIEGAAVGRYFPAEIAAQGDARLTAEALTDTATRPDCDPWREAFRSGMSDLEAVRATEAELDSLPMHPRRALAEIRATLPENAIVTLDTGNTCLQAADRLAHYAPMSLITPLDFGLVGFGLAAAIGAKAATPDRPAVAVMGDGAVGYTMIEIQTAIQHNLPITIVVLDNQAWGAEKAYQQEFYGGRLLGSEIQSPRFDKFAELCGGKGIWVDGPGGMGPALQKAIASNETTVIQAKIDPSALMTLRKDLFTAPQKD; this is encoded by the coding sequence ATGACCACCATCAACGGCGGAGAAGCCGTCTATCGCGTTCTGAAAGCCAACGGCATCGATACCGTTTTCGGCCTGTTGGGCGGCTCGATGCTGGAACTCTACGATGCCATGTATAAAGGCGGTCAGATCGCATATGTCGGAGCGCGGGACGAACGTGCTGCGGGCCATATGGCTGATGCTTGGGCACGGATGACGGGCAAACCTGGTGTGGTTCTGGGCGCGCAAGCGGGGCCCGGCGTGGTCAACATCGTGACAGCAGTGGCCGAGGCGCAACTGGCCTATTCCCCACTTGTGGTGATTGCCGGAGCGATCACCCGTGCCGATCAATGCAAGGATACGTTTCAGGAAATAGATCAGGTCGCGTTGTTTGCACCTATTTCCAAGCGTTCGGTCATGGTGACAGATCCGGCGCGGCTGGCACCGATGCTGGAAGACGCCATCCGGTTGGCCAACACTGGCCGACGCGGACCAGTGGTGCTGCATGTCCCGCGTGACTTGTTTGCCGCTGAGATACCAGCTTTTGAGCCGACCCGGGTGAACATCGCGCGCCCCGGCCCTGCCGCACCGTCGGACGTCGCCGCCATTGCCAAGCTGCTATCTGGGGCCGAAAGGCCGGTGATCTTTGCCGGTGGGGGCTTCAAATGGGGGGACGGGCGCGACGCTTTGACGGCGTTGGCCGAAAAGCTTGACGTTCCTGTCGTCGCCTCAACCGGCCATGCCGACGTCATGCCCCACGGCCACCCGTGGTTTGCAGGGCAAGCCGGGCCACGCGGCAATGTGGTCGCCAGCAGGCTGACGCGCGAGGCGGATGTCATGGTGGTCCTCGGAGCCCGCCTTGGGTTCAACTCGACCTTTCATTCCAACGACTATGTCGGGGCTGATACCCGGATTGCCCATGTCGATATCGAAGGTGCAGCAGTTGGTCGTTATTTCCCCGCCGAGATCGCGGCACAGGGCGATGCCCGCCTGACTGCCGAAGCTTTGACAGATACAGCAACGCGCCCGGATTGCGATCCGTGGCGCGAAGCGTTTCGGTCTGGCATGTCCGACCTCGAAGCCGTGCGCGCGACTGAGGCAGAGCTAGACAGTTTGCCTATGCACCCGCGCCGTGCTCTGGCCGAAATCCGCGCGACCTTGCCCGAAAACGCCATCGTAACGCTGGACACGGGCAACACTTGCCTGCAAGCCGCAGACCGGCTGGCCCACTATGCACCGATGTCTCTGATCACACCTTTGGATTTTGGTCTTGTTGGCTTTGGTCTCGCTGCCGCAATCGGAGCCAAGGCCGCTACGCCAGATCGCCCTGCCGTGGCTGTGATGGGTGATGGCGCCGTCGGCTATACAATGATCGAGATTCAGACTGCCATTCAGCACAATCTGCCAATCACCATCGTTGTTTTGGACAACCAGGCTTGGGGAGCGGAAAAGGCTTACCAGCAAGAGTTTTACGGAGGCCGTTTGCTGGGTTCAGAAATTCAATCGCCCCGTTTTGACAAATTTGCCGAACTATGTGGTGGGAAAGGTATATGGGTCGATGGGCCCGGTGGCATGGGCCCGGCGTTGCAAAAGGCCATCGCGTCGAATGAAACAACGGTTATTCAGGCCAAAATTGACCCAAGTGCGTTGATGACCTTGCGCAAAGACCTGTTCACGGCACCGCAAAAAGACTGA
- a CDS encoding enolase C-terminal domain-like protein, with amino-acid sequence MSDLSQKITGYDLWHLKLPVTSRRDHGIGSVEGFCEIVILRLTSEDGSQGFGEASPWSVFTGTPEATFAALDRYLRPLVLGAKVGDRSAIMARAAYAVAHCTEAKAALETALLDLAGQISNVPVWSLLGGKCRDAIPLSCSIANPDFSQDVDLLARLQDDGVRIVKLKTGFKDHAFDIMRLEYLAQNCPEFSVRVDYNQGLSIEDAPAQVRDVARFDPDFIEQPVRAHHFGMMAKLRQMTDVPLLADESVFGPEDIERAAREAICDGVSVKIMKSGGLTRGQTVARIAAAHGLTAYGGDMFEAGLAHLAGTHMIAATPEITLGCEFYQASYFLKEDILEEPFQIRNGQVCVPDGPGLGSKPDLDKLNHFAVSKAVAA; translated from the coding sequence ATGAGCGATCTGTCACAAAAAATCACGGGCTATGACCTATGGCACCTCAAGCTGCCAGTGACCTCGCGGCGGGATCACGGCATTGGATCTGTCGAAGGCTTTTGTGAAATTGTTATCCTGCGGCTGACATCCGAGGACGGCTCGCAAGGGTTTGGCGAAGCATCGCCCTGGTCAGTATTCACCGGCACGCCAGAGGCAACCTTTGCTGCGCTCGATCGGTATCTGCGCCCACTTGTTTTGGGCGCTAAGGTCGGAGACAGATCCGCGATCATGGCGCGCGCCGCTTATGCCGTGGCGCATTGCACCGAGGCCAAAGCCGCACTGGAAACCGCGCTGCTGGATCTTGCAGGCCAGATCAGCAACGTTCCTGTTTGGTCCTTGTTGGGCGGGAAATGCCGGGACGCAATACCGCTGAGTTGTTCCATCGCCAACCCTGATTTCTCGCAAGACGTCGACCTGTTGGCACGGTTGCAGGACGATGGTGTCCGGATTGTCAAACTCAAGACCGGGTTCAAGGATCACGCCTTTGACATCATGCGGCTGGAATACCTGGCCCAGAACTGCCCCGAGTTTTCGGTGCGCGTGGATTATAACCAAGGACTCAGTATCGAGGATGCCCCGGCACAGGTCCGCGACGTCGCCCGGTTCGATCCCGATTTCATCGAACAGCCCGTGCGCGCTCATCACTTCGGCATGATGGCCAAGCTGCGCCAAATGACAGATGTGCCTTTGCTGGCAGACGAGAGCGTTTTTGGCCCCGAAGACATAGAGCGTGCGGCACGCGAAGCGATTTGCGACGGTGTTTCCGTCAAGATCATGAAATCCGGCGGCCTGACGCGCGGTCAAACCGTTGCGCGTATTGCGGCGGCTCACGGCCTGACAGCCTATGGTGGCGACATGTTCGAGGCTGGCCTGGCCCATTTGGCCGGCACGCACATGATTGCCGCGACACCAGAAATCACTCTGGGCTGTGAGTTCTATCAGGCGTCGTATTTCCTGAAAGAGGACATATTGGAAGAACCGTTCCAGATCAGGAACGGACAGGTGTGCGTGCCGGATGGTCCTGGGCTTGGCAGCAAACCAGACTTGGACAAACTGAACCACTTCGCAGTGTCAAAGGCGGTGGCGGCGTGA
- a CDS encoding amidase yields the protein MLQPIDITQKSAIELAGDLRKGTLSSSEVLAAYRACIEGDPAGVNAFVTLDWDAASARADELDRMAARGQFAGPLHGLPVAIKDCFDTAGLRTTHGSRSFSDHVPSSDALHVARLRAAGAVIVGKTNTPEFTFSGQTTNFVSGTTRNPLNPEKTVAGSSGGAAAALAANMVALADGSDLGGSARTPAAWCGVVGMRPTSGLVPMDPNPAPFDGLSVPCPMARTVSDLALMLSVMQGPTPNQPLAYTGAYPAPVEIDTPLTAGRVALSLSPFGSSVEPSVQAALAPIADVFRALGWHVDENTAPDLAPLLAYGDIIRGQCALQIRAALDPDMTLATDSYRTACAQGERQSFAGLIAYQTTRRHVWDSVATFFAHYDFALWPTATGLPFSADLRDGEITEDWRTVTLTPTLELPSISIPMGQSSDGMPVGLHITGPKGSDARLLRFARQIERQISGD from the coding sequence TTGCTGCAACCGATAGATATCACTCAGAAGTCGGCCATCGAGCTTGCGGGAGACCTGCGTAAAGGAACCCTGAGCAGCTCGGAGGTTTTGGCAGCCTATCGCGCGTGTATCGAAGGCGATCCAGCCGGTGTGAACGCCTTTGTCACGCTGGATTGGGACGCTGCCAGCGCCCGTGCTGATGAACTGGACAGGATGGCCGCGCGGGGGCAGTTCGCAGGGCCACTGCACGGGTTGCCGGTCGCGATCAAAGACTGTTTTGATACCGCCGGTCTGCGCACAACGCATGGATCAAGAAGCTTTTCTGATCATGTCCCGTCCAGTGACGCGCTACACGTCGCGCGTCTGAGGGCGGCAGGTGCCGTGATCGTTGGCAAGACAAACACGCCCGAGTTCACATTTTCTGGCCAGACCACGAACTTTGTATCGGGCACGACGCGCAATCCATTGAACCCTGAAAAGACGGTTGCGGGCAGTTCTGGTGGCGCGGCTGCCGCGTTGGCGGCCAACATGGTTGCCCTTGCTGATGGCTCGGATCTTGGGGGCAGTGCCCGTACACCTGCTGCATGGTGCGGTGTAGTAGGTATGCGGCCAACATCGGGTTTGGTGCCCATGGATCCAAACCCGGCCCCGTTTGACGGTTTGTCCGTGCCATGCCCGATGGCGCGTACGGTTTCGGACCTCGCTTTGATGCTGAGTGTGATGCAAGGCCCGACGCCCAACCAGCCATTGGCATACACCGGCGCTTACCCGGCCCCGGTTGAGATTGATACCCCGCTGACTGCGGGCCGCGTGGCGTTGAGCCTTTCGCCCTTCGGGTCAAGTGTTGAGCCATCGGTTCAGGCGGCATTGGCACCAATCGCAGATGTTTTCCGCGCTTTGGGCTGGCATGTCGATGAAAACACAGCCCCGGACCTTGCGCCGCTGCTTGCATATGGCGACATCATTCGGGGCCAATGTGCCCTGCAAATTCGCGCGGCGCTCGATCCCGACATGACGCTGGCCACAGACAGCTATCGCACGGCTTGCGCACAGGGAGAACGGCAAAGCTTTGCCGGTTTGATCGCCTATCAGACGACACGCCGTCATGTCTGGGACTCTGTTGCTACATTCTTCGCCCACTATGATTTTGCCCTTTGGCCCACCGCCACTGGATTGCCGTTCAGCGCTGACCTGCGAGACGGGGAAATCACCGAAGACTGGCGTACAGTGACTCTGACACCGACGTTAGAGCTTCCATCGATTTCCATCCCCATGGGGCAGTCCTCCGACGGTATGCCCGTGGGTCTTCACATCACCGGTCCGAAAGGGTCGGACGCGCGGCTGCTGCGCTTTGCCCGCCAGATTGAACGCCAAATTTCCGGAGACTGA
- a CDS encoding TRAP transporter large permease, producing the protein MENLSVIILFLFVLFTLLGTGVWVGLALMGVAWVGMELFTTRPVGDVMITTIWSASSSWTLTALPMFIWMGEILYRTRLSEDMFKGLSPWMAPLPGGLVHTNIVGCTVFAAVSGSSAATLTTVGKMSIPELRKRNYPERMIIGTLTGAATLGLMIPPSLTLIVYGVTINESITKLFFAGILPGLVLAAMFMGYVAIYSKLGKDWSPNTEAKLSFSEKIKNSRFLLPVILLIMVVIGSMYLGYATATEAAAFGVIGGLLLAAGQGSLSWKTFTESLMGATRTSAMIALILAGAAFLSLSMGFTGLPRGLADLIAGWELTRFELLMVLLVFYIILGCFLDGISSVVLTMAVVEPMIRDAGIDLIWFGIFIVVVVEMAQITPPIGFNLFVMQGMTNHEMSYIARAAIPMFLIMVLMVFILIWFPDLATWLPENLRQSPGG; encoded by the coding sequence ATGGAAAACCTCTCTGTCATCATCCTCTTTCTCTTTGTTCTCTTCACTTTGCTGGGCACCGGCGTCTGGGTCGGGTTGGCCCTGATGGGCGTAGCCTGGGTCGGGATGGAACTGTTCACCACCCGCCCCGTCGGGGACGTGATGATCACCACCATCTGGTCGGCGTCGTCGTCGTGGACCCTGACCGCACTGCCCATGTTCATCTGGATGGGTGAAATCCTGTATCGAACGCGATTATCGGAAGACATGTTCAAGGGCCTGTCCCCGTGGATGGCCCCTTTGCCAGGCGGGCTGGTACACACCAATATCGTTGGTTGCACGGTTTTTGCGGCTGTCTCGGGCTCGTCAGCGGCCACGCTTACAACGGTTGGCAAAATGTCGATCCCCGAACTGCGCAAGCGCAATTATCCCGAACGCATGATCATCGGAACATTGACCGGCGCGGCGACACTCGGGCTGATGATCCCGCCCTCGCTGACCCTGATCGTCTACGGTGTGACAATCAATGAATCCATCACCAAGCTGTTCTTTGCCGGGATCCTTCCCGGTCTGGTTCTGGCGGCGATGTTCATGGGATACGTGGCGATCTATTCCAAACTCGGCAAAGACTGGAGCCCCAATACCGAAGCCAAGCTGAGTTTCTCAGAAAAGATCAAGAACTCTCGCTTCCTTCTGCCTGTAATCCTTTTGATCATGGTGGTTATTGGGTCGATGTATCTGGGATATGCCACCGCGACCGAGGCCGCGGCTTTTGGGGTCATCGGCGGGCTGCTGTTGGCGGCGGGTCAGGGATCTTTGAGTTGGAAAACCTTTACCGAAAGTCTGATGGGGGCCACTCGCACCAGCGCGATGATTGCGCTCATTCTGGCGGGCGCGGCGTTCCTTTCGCTGTCCATGGGCTTTACAGGCTTGCCGCGTGGTCTGGCCGATCTGATTGCTGGCTGGGAACTGACCCGGTTCGAACTGCTCATGGTGCTGCTGGTTTTCTACATCATTCTGGGTTGTTTTCTGGACGGTATCTCTTCGGTCGTACTGACAATGGCGGTGGTCGAGCCCATGATCCGCGACGCCGGGATCGACTTGATCTGGTTCGGCATCTTCATTGTGGTCGTCGTCGAGATGGCGCAGATCACGCCTCCGATCGGGTTCAACCTGTTTGTGATGCAGGGCATGACCAACCACGAGATGAGCTATATCGCGCGGGCGGCCATTCCAATGTTCCTGATCATGGTTCTGATGGTCTTTATCCTGATCTGGTTCCCTGATCTCGCGACCTGGTTGCCTGAAAACCTGCGACAAAGCCCTGGCGGATAA
- a CDS encoding FAD-dependent oxidoreductase — MSDTIQSTQVAIIGGGIMGVAAQFQLAENGWTDTILFEKAELTSGSTWHAAGQIAHAVGSRLMGWINKTSIETYKRVEAETGQSIGWHEVGGIRIATTDDEVDWMKSIMGVGKLLDLPMDLIGPEEVAQVNPFYKVDDVKAAVRTYEDGHIDPSSVTMALAAATRSRGARIERHNRMIGASRKGDMWLLRTEKGDVLAEHVVIAAGSYANQVGEWFGLKIPSVSCLHHYLVTDTVPQFADRPELPVMRDNAFGGYIRQEQKSGLIGIYEGHVCPTVWEMPEGAPWAAENELFQADYDSIGDFLMVAFDKMPILADLGIKRVVRGAITHTPDGGMLVGPSGAPNVWLSCGSSIGLAWGGGAGKVLADWMVHGEAEINTRGFDPRRYGDFASDNFIVERTKDEFMRRHDTPCPGKQFHSLRPLKKHPLYDRLAAKGAVFGEVAGWERPRYFGGVGEAEQIGWGHQPWHANATAEAKATRNAAGVIDLCAFAQFEISGKDAGALLDRLSANRIPSKDGRMSLNHLLTAQGRFETEITIWRMAEDRFFTGSPIARATPDFDWIKSHIRPGEDVTMINRSADWGMLALSGPATRRILSELTDVDLSNRAFPWLSGQEIRVAGIPCYALRVSFVGELGWELHAPLDQIGAIYDALFEAGSKHGLTDLGSYAFNGMRMEKAYRASGDLTTDVGPLDVGLERFVVSEGRDFLGRNALLSRDPAWQLFYAELHSEDIDIHGGEPVLLNDRPVGLTTSGGYGYTIGKSLGWLFVRKGTPQTGLSVRILNRDIPVTVHQDALFDPQNLRPRSEE; from the coding sequence ATGAGCGACACGATCCAATCCACCCAAGTGGCGATCATTGGCGGCGGTATCATGGGCGTGGCCGCGCAGTTTCAACTGGCCGAGAATGGCTGGACTGACACGATCCTTTTTGAAAAGGCCGAATTGACCAGCGGTTCCACTTGGCACGCGGCCGGACAGATTGCCCATGCGGTAGGCAGTCGCCTGATGGGGTGGATCAACAAAACCTCCATCGAAACCTATAAACGGGTCGAGGCCGAAACCGGACAGAGCATAGGTTGGCACGAAGTCGGCGGCATCCGGATTGCCACCACCGACGATGAAGTCGATTGGATGAAGTCGATCATGGGCGTGGGCAAGCTGTTGGATCTGCCAATGGATCTGATCGGCCCGGAAGAGGTGGCGCAGGTTAATCCCTTCTACAAAGTCGACGACGTTAAAGCTGCGGTGCGCACTTACGAGGATGGTCATATCGACCCCTCAAGCGTGACCATGGCGCTGGCTGCTGCAACCCGGTCGCGCGGCGCCCGGATTGAACGGCACAACCGGATGATCGGGGCGTCCCGCAAAGGCGATATGTGGCTGTTGCGCACCGAAAAAGGCGATGTGCTGGCCGAACATGTGGTGATTGCCGCTGGGTCTTACGCCAATCAGGTGGGGGAGTGGTTCGGGCTGAAAATCCCCTCGGTGTCGTGCCTTCACCACTATCTTGTGACGGACACCGTACCACAGTTCGCCGACCGTCCGGAATTGCCCGTGATGCGGGACAATGCCTTTGGCGGTTACATCCGGCAGGAGCAGAAATCCGGCTTGATCGGAATTTACGAAGGCCATGTCTGCCCAACGGTCTGGGAAATGCCCGAAGGCGCGCCTTGGGCGGCGGAGAATGAGCTGTTCCAGGCCGATTACGACTCGATTGGCGATTTCCTGATGGTGGCTTTCGACAAAATGCCAATTCTGGCTGATCTTGGCATCAAACGCGTCGTGCGTGGGGCAATCACGCACACACCTGATGGCGGAATGCTGGTCGGGCCATCGGGTGCGCCGAACGTCTGGTTGTCCTGCGGCTCGTCCATCGGGCTGGCCTGGGGCGGCGGCGCGGGCAAAGTGCTGGCCGATTGGATGGTGCATGGTGAAGCCGAAATCAACACCCGCGGTTTCGACCCGCGCCGATACGGAGATTTCGCCTCGGACAACTTCATTGTCGAGCGCACCAAGGACGAGTTCATGCGCCGCCATGACACGCCTTGCCCGGGTAAGCAGTTCCACAGCCTTCGGCCGCTGAAAAAACACCCACTGTATGACCGCCTTGCCGCCAAGGGTGCAGTTTTCGGAGAAGTCGCCGGTTGGGAGCGTCCGCGCTATTTCGGTGGAGTAGGCGAAGCAGAACAGATCGGCTGGGGTCATCAGCCGTGGCATGCAAACGCGACGGCCGAGGCAAAAGCAACGCGCAATGCCGCCGGTGTCATCGATCTCTGCGCTTTTGCCCAGTTCGAGATCTCGGGCAAGGATGCGGGCGCTTTGCTGGACCGGCTGTCGGCCAACCGAATACCTTCGAAAGACGGGCGGATGAGCCTGAACCATTTGCTGACGGCGCAGGGAAGGTTCGAGACAGAAATCACGATCTGGCGCATGGCCGAAGACCGGTTCTTCACAGGTTCCCCCATTGCCCGCGCCACACCGGATTTCGATTGGATCAAGTCCCACATCCGACCCGGCGAGGATGTGACGATGATCAACCGCTCGGCAGATTGGGGGATGCTGGCACTGTCAGGCCCCGCGACCCGCCGTATCCTGTCTGAACTGACAGACGTTGATCTGTCCAATCGCGCTTTCCCTTGGTTATCTGGGCAGGAAATCCGCGTTGCAGGAATTCCTTGCTATGCTCTACGCGTTTCGTTTGTCGGCGAATTGGGCTGGGAATTGCACGCGCCGCTGGATCAGATTGGTGCAATCTACGACGCGCTTTTCGAAGCCGGGTCCAAACACGGTTTGACGGATCTGGGTTCTTACGCGTTCAACGGGATGCGTATGGAAAAGGCTTATCGCGCCAGCGGGGATCTGACCACGGATGTCGGCCCGCTTGACGTCGGTCTCGAACGCTTTGTCGTGAGCGAAGGACGCGATTTTCTGGGCCGCAATGCGCTGCTCAGCCGAGATCCGGCATGGCAGCTATTCTATGCAGAGCTGCACTCAGAAGACATCGACATTCATGGTGGCGAACCGGTGTTGCTGAACGATCGGCCTGTGGGCCTGACCACATCGGGTGGGTATGGCTATACGATCGGCAAGTCCCTGGGGTGGTTGTTTGTTCGCAAGGGTACCCCGCAAACGGGCCTCAGCGTTCGAATTCTAAATCGTGACATCCCGGTTACGGTACATCAAGATGCGCTCTTCGATCCGCAGAATTTGCGACCCCGATCCGAGGAATAA